From the Xenopus laevis strain J_2021 chromosome 7L, Xenopus_laevis_v10.1, whole genome shotgun sequence genome, the window TTATATGCTAGTAGTGGGATCAGTGCCAGAGAGTTATTTTCAGTGGGTGTTTTTTACATCCTGTGCATTCCACTTTTCCCTGTCAGTCCTCAATAGACTTTCTATAAACGTTCCATACTGACCTTGCACAATCATTTTGTtactaagataaaaaaaaacatccagttCAGCCCCTTCACCCTTAACCCATTTTAGCTTCCAGTTTGCTTGAAGAAGTAAAGAGAAGCTGCATCACCAGGGTGGGAACAATAGAAAGTAGCCATCATATAGTATTAGTGGATTCCACATGCAGTTAAATACCATGCAGATTTTGCCCCTGCTTTTAAGTCGTCTGAAAAGTCATAAAACCTACCCTCATTGACATATATAGGAAATGCCAGGCTGGTGTTTCCCATTCAGGACAATATGAGACAGTAGGGGTTATTTTTTGGGAGCTTTTCAGCCTTTTGAAAGAAACCGTGTGCCATTATCCTTAGAACATTGTTATGGAGATCTCCTAtgagaagtaaccttggagtgaATAGATCAGCCTGTTATTTTGCAATGATACTATCTTTATTGAATTACAGTATACCATATACAAAATTCAACAGGCAGCAGCTGGTGGTCCTAACGCATGCATTTAAAAGGAGACCGCAGGGGTGAATGCTGGGAAACTGGACTTTATTTGGTTCAGGAACAGGTAAGCTGGTTGTTGTTACCATAATTCAGCGTGAGTACTACATCTTTGGGTGGTCTCACATAGTAATTGGTCTCTCACTCCCATACGACTCATACTCTGTGTGATACATTTTAGGCACAGCCATTATTTCTGGTAAAGGTCCTTGGCGAGGGATTGTCCAAGGGCATTCCAAGGGGAAGTAGACATCTCGTGACCTTTTCACATCCAGGGGTGACTGATAGCTCTCTTGTGCCAGAGTTTTAAGGCCTCTGTTTGGAACTGGAACTGCACGTGGGGGTATTCTGGGTAGTTTGGTAGCAATAGGGAATCGGGTAACATCACGCATGGGAGGAGGCCTTCGCAGGATGGGATAAGACTCCTTAGGGAGCGGGTTCTCTTTCAGGCCATGTCCCCAGGCCTTGGGGTAATCCTCAGCTTGCCAGTAAGTCAGTATATCTTTTTTGGGGTAGCCCTCCAGTTCTTTCCTAGGAGAAGAATAATAACATATGGTGATGAAACCAAAGTGATGGTCTGAGGTAAAGCACTAATATAGTCAGAGCACCAAGGAAACTAGAATAGTACAGCTGTAGGACAACAAGGCACAAGGGTAGGTAGCCCAAAATGGACCTCATAAACTTGTATCCCAAAGTGCCTCTATGGCTACTGCATGCCCCACCTAAACCTAGTCCCAGTTCTGAATGCCTAAATGTGACATGTAACAATACTGAATTGATGGAAcggtaacagcaaaaaatttagtgttttaaagtaatgaaaatataatttaatgttgccctgaactggtaaaactggtgtgtttgcttcagaaactctactatagtttatacaaacaagctgctgggtaacCTTATGGGAAGttattgaaagctgaaaaaggagaaaaggcacaggatacacagcagataatagatattatatgcttgaatggctaccccatggctacacacacacatatatatatatatatatatatatatatatatatatatatatatatatatatatatatatatatatatatatattatataatctgTAGTTAGTGTTCCtgatcaaacacaccagttttaccagtacatggCAACCCTATATTATGCagtcattaaaacactttcatttttagatgttactgttctttaacagtcacaaaatatatttatagttatacagTTGATGAAACAACTGAAAAATAAAGGAGACAAGGACACTTACGCTGTGAAAGCTCTGAAATCCCACGCAGTAGTGGAAGCATATATGTCATTGAGACGCAAGGCCCCACCATCTCTTATGTAGAAAGTCTCTCCGGAAAGGGCTTTGTTCTCTGTTGTAGGAATTATGGACTGAGAAGCAATATGATATAGTATCAGCAATGCATGCAAACTGCTCTGATGTTAAAGCCAAGCAATGCTCATGTTAAGCATCCTGTAACTATTGCTATATAAGCAATTTATAATTAAGAAATGCATACTACTAGCCCTGTCTTCCAATGTAACTATTATTTGTTTTAAGTCTAACCAGAATATAACTTATTTCTGGTGCCGTACCCACATACGGAGTTCTATCCTATGCTCTTACCTGTGACGGCCCACTGCCATGGTGATTACTGAGTGAAAAAGGCTGTGGTCCAGCATGGAAGTTAGCCAATGTAGGTTGAGCCTGACGTCCAGTGAACTCCGATTTCATCTCACTGCACTGGGATGCAGGGTCTAGAGGAGATCTCCATGCTCTTAGCTTTAACTGTGGGACACATGCAAATGTTACAATCAGCGTTCTTTAAAATTATACTTTAATATAAAGACTGTCCTCATAGCCAGAATGTTTGGGTGCTGTAGCTAGCTGCATACCAGCGAGAGCTATAGGGAGGCATACTCTCCCTAGCCTAAGTGTAAGGGCCAGACCCCTTGCCAGAAAATGCCCTtgacatatttcatattttgtttttaatgttattaatactTTGTAGCAAGGGAACAGGGTTGG encodes:
- the LOC108696760 gene encoding uncharacterized protein LOC108696760, whose product is MNELERRQDWHLTSTGVGLNHTAPTSFPPPHIRSSLSDPLPAGLERTDEVTAYDELLNTYETTTGSTHNGKYPGRVYSQPRHPIAPPHWKVHYNKDLWDKLKLRAWRSPLDPASQCSEMKSEFTGRQAQPTLANFHAGPQPFSLSNHHGSGPSQSIIPTTENKALSGETFYIRDGGALRLNDIYASTTAWDFRAFTAKELEGYPKKDILTYWQAEDYPKAWGHGLKENPLPKESYPILRRPPPMRDVTRFPIATKLPRIPPRAVPVPNRGLKTLAQESYQSPLDVKRSRDVYFPLECPWTIPRQGPLPEIMAVPKMYHTEYESYGSERPITM